ATAGCTTTAAACATGCAACACTCCTATAAAGATTTTTAGATACAAAATATTATAATGCTGGTTTTCCTAAAATCTATGATTTTTAATAACTATTCATTTTCTTCTTTAAGTAATTGTCTTAATTGAGTTTGTTTTTTTGTAATAAAATCAAAAATAAATTTTTGTTTTGCTTCTTTTATCTGGGTAAATTTAACTCCATAACAAAGAATATCTTCTTTTTCAAATATATTTACAATTTCAGCTTTTTCTAATATTTCTCTATTTTCTAACTCAAATTTAATATATACTTCTGTTTTTAAAGGAATTCTTTCTTTATTTTCCTCTGTTATGCAAAATTTGACACCACCAGGGCTAACATCCATAATTTTTCCACTTATCCATCCAATTATTTCTTTATTTTCTTCTTTTTTAGGTATTCCAAGTAATGCATCTAATTCTATTTCAAATCTTGGATATTCTCTTCTTTGATGTCTTTCTAAATCAAATGTATGAGGTAATTTTATAATTATTCTATCTCCTTGTTTTTCTATATCTTCAACAACCCCTTCAAAATTGTAAATTCCATCATTTTTTCTAATAAATGTAATTTTTACAGTATCACCTTTTTTTATATTAGCAATTGGGTCTAAAACTACCCAGTACATATATCTTTCATTTTTGTCATATAAAGCCACATTAAAATTTTTTAAATCTTGTGTTACAAGCTTTCCACCTTGAAATATCTCTATCTCTTTTGTAGTATTTAGCGGAATAAAATTAGGGATTGTATCAAAATTCAATTTCTTCCTTAAATCCTGTATTAATTCTTCATTAAAATTTGGATTTTCTTTTTCATATAAATCTATAACTTTTTCAAAAGGAGCTTTGAATTCTACAG
This genomic stretch from Venenivibrio stagnispumantis harbors:
- a CDS encoding flagellar brake protein; its protein translation is MEEKQKSVIEAYKTATQKLEQTNVEGILFLIFLILLIIILIFATTYLTKKLNEVRKKSKFIKYLKEKHLSDEQIDILWDYSLKLGRDPFLSVEFKAPFEKVIDLYEKENPNFNEELIQDLRKKLNFDTIPNFIPLNTTKEIEIFQGGKLVTQDLKNFNVALYDKNERYMYWVVLDPIANIKKGDTVKITFIRKNDGIYNFEGVVEDIEKQGDRIIIKLPHTFDLERHQRREYPRFEIELDALLGIPKKEENKEIIGWISGKIMDVSPGGVKFCITEENKERIPLKTEVYIKFELENREILEKAEIVNIFEKEDILCYGVKFTQIKEAKQKFIFDFITKKQTQLRQLLKEENE